CAGGTTCGTCTCGGGCGGCGTGTGATGACAGGCGTTGGCGCCGAGGTTCAGCACCGCCTGGTGGAGGCGGGCTGGGTCGGCTTTTACCGTGGGTGCCGCGGCCGAGAGTTCGAGCTCGATTGTCCGCTCTGGGTGCGCGGCTCGAAGGTCGTGGGCGACCGCCGAAACCACTGCGCCGACGTCGACCAGTTCGAACCGGGAACCGTCCTCGGGCCTCACCAGTTGAAGCAGATCGGTCACCAATGCCTCGAGCCGTTGGCTTTCGGCTCCGATGCGTCGCATGGCGCGCTCGAGTCCGTCGCCTTCGAGCATGCCTGCTGTGTAGAGGTCGCTGTAGCCGCGAAGGGCCGTGAGCGGTGTACGCAGCTCATGCGATGCGTCGGCCATGAAGCGTTCCATGTCGTCCCTGGCCCGCTCGGCTTCGTCGGCAGCGCCCTCGCGTTCGTCGATGGTCGAGCGGAGACGGTCCAACATGGCCGCCAGATCTTCGGTGAGCATCGCCGTTTCGCGAGGCCCACTCGGCTCGGGAACCGTCGCGCCCAGATCGCCCTCTCGAATGTCGTGGGCGACTGCGCTGATCCGGCCTATCGGTCTGGCCACGGCCCCCGCCACGACGAGCACAACCAGCGTCTGCAGTATCACCAGAGCGGTGCCGCCGAGGATCAGGTTGCGCAGCAGGCTCGACAGCGACTCGTCCACAGGCGCCAACGACAACGCAGCCACAGCCTTGCTGCCGTCGGCCAAGCGCTCGACCCGCGCGCGGTATCGAGGCTCCCCGTCGACCTCCACGAAGCCGCGCGCTGCGGCCAACGCGTCGAGCTGGGCGTCGTCGAAGGTCGCTGCGTCCTCGGCGCCATTTGCGATCTGGCCACCGGGGCCCACCACGAACTCGATCGGTGCGTCGGTTCCGTCCAACAAATCGCCAGGCTGACGGTCGGCTCCGCCGCCTGGATCGCCCCGCAAAGGATCGCCGCGACCTACCGCCTGACCAATCGAGCCGGTCAGAACCCGGTTGAGTTCGTCGTCGATTGACGCGATCAGGTCGCGCTCGACCGCTCGGTAAACGAACAGTCCGAGTCCGCCAGACCCGGCCACCAGTGCGCCAATTAGTGGAATCAGCATCGTGGCGCGCAGGCTGCGGCGGGTGGACACCGGTCTCACGATGTGGTTCGCAACACGTAGCCAACACCTCGCCTGGTGTGGATGAGCGGCGAGTTCCCATCGTCGATCTTGCGGCGCAGGTAGCTGATGTATAGCTCGACGACGTTCTCGCTTCCGTCGAAATCATCGTCCCAGACGTTCACCAATATCTGTGCTTTGGACACGACGGTGGTCGCGTTGACGAGCAGGTAGTGAAGCAGCCGATACTCGGTCGGCGACAACTCGATCAGGCGACCGGCCCGCCGAACCTCGTGGCTTGCCGGGTCGAGGGTCAGCTCGTCGTAAGCGATCAACTCGCCAGTGGTAGCGGTTCCTGACCGGCGCAGAATCGCCGCGACCCGCAGAACCAACTCGTCGACGCTGAATGGTTTGGTCAGATAGTCGTCGCCGCCGGTCACGAAGCCCTTCACACGATCTTCTGTCTCGGCTCTGGCGGTCAAGAAGAGCACCGGCTCCAGCCGTCCCGCTTCGCGCATCCGTCGGCAGATTTCGAACCCGTCGAGGCCGGGCAGCATGACGTCGAGCACCGCCAGGTCGTGGGGCGAACGGAGCGCCTCGGTCAACCCAGACCATCCATCGTCGATCTGTGTGACCGAATGTCCCTGGTAGCGCAGCGCGGTAGCGACGATGTCGTTGATGGCCGGTTCGTCCTCGACCACGAGAATCCGACAGGCGGCTACCGGCTTGGCAACTGAGGTCACCTGCTCAGTGTGGCTCGTCAACCTGTGTGTTGCCTGTGACCGGGCCGTGTAACCACTGACTTCGAAGGTCGTCGGGATAGGTATGGACCTCTCGCCCGAAATGCAGTCTCTGTTGACCAAGCTCGACGCTCTCGACCTGACCGAAGGGGAGCGGTCGGAGTTCGGCCGCCTACTCGGCGTCGGTACCGGCGACGAAGCCCACGAGGTCGAGGGCTTTGGCGCAATGGCTTCGCCGACCAGCCAAGGGGCCGGCCGTCGTGGCATCACGGTTCAGGGATTCAACCTCTTCGATACGTTTCCGATCCACGTCGTGGCCCCCGGATCCAAGCCCGGCTCAGGTGTCGTCGACCACAAGGCCGAAGACTGAGGAACAGGCTTCGGGCCCGAACGGTTGCAGCGCACAGCAGGACTAGCTTTGCAGCGATGAGGGCTCATCCTGCGAGGCGGTCGGTGCCCAGCGCGCCGGTGCGTGGCACGTCGCTGATGCTGGCGTTGCTGGTGCTGGCGTTGCTAGTGAGCCTCGCGGCCTGCGGCGACGATGGCGTCGGTGTGGCCGGTGATGGTGAGCCCGAGGGAACCGTTCTCGTTTTTGCCGCCGCGTCGCTGACCGATGCCTTCGCCGAGATCGAGGTGGACTTCGAAGCAGCTCATCCGGGCGTCGATGTGATGGTGAACACAGCGGGCAGCTCGGCTCTACGAGAGCAGATTCTCGAGGGCGCGCCCGCCGATGTGTTCGCGTCGGCCAACCGTCCCAACATCGAGCAGCTCATGGCGGCTGGGGAGGTGGCAGGCGAGGTCGAGGTTCTTGCCACCAACTCGCTGCAGATCGTGGTGCCCGCCGGAAACCCCGGGGGCGTGACCGGCGTGCAAGACCTGGCCAGGCCCGAGCTGCTGATCGGGCTGTGCGCCGAGGGTGTGCCGTGCGGCGACTTCGCCCGAGCGGTGCTGGCCCGCGCCGCAGTGCAGGCGTCGATCGACACAAACGAGCCAGACGTCAGGGCGCTGTTGACCAAGGTTGGCGCCGACGAACTGGATGCAGGCGTCGTCTATGCCACCGACGTGATCGCGGGTGGCGAGTTGGTCGAGGGGATCGACATCCCCAGCCAGTGGAATGTCGAAGCCGACTATCCCATCGCCCGAATGGCGGGTGCGCCCAACCCGACGGCGGCCGACGCGTTCATCGAGTTCGTGCTGGGGCCCGATGGCCAGCGCATCCTGGCCGGGTTCGGGTTCAGCCCGCCCTGATGCGCGCGTTCAGGGGCTGCGACGCCTGAGCGTCAACGAGCACAGACCTAGCGCAGCGATGGCCATGAGTGCTGTGATTCCGAGGTCGACGATCACCGAACCCGACACGCCCGAGTTGTCCGAAACCGCGCGTAGGGCGTCGTAGGCAAATGTCAGTGGCAGGACCTCCGACACGATCTCGAGCGGTCGGGCCATGGCATGGCGCTCGACGAACAGCCCGCACAGCAGAAACTGTGGCAGCAGGAACGCGGGCATGAACTGGATCGCCTGAAACTCTGTGTGGGCGAATGCGCTGACGAACAAGCCGAGCGCCATGCCGAGAAGCGCATTTGCGACCGCCACCGCAATTGCCAACCATGTGGGGCCGGCGATGTTCAGGCCGAGAACGGCCATGCCCACAGTGAGAACAACAGCCGTCTGGGCCATTGCGACAATTGCGAACGCCGCCGCATAGCCAACGACAAGGCCGAGTTTCGCCGTGGGCAGCGACATCAGGCGCTCGAGGGTGCCAGACCTTCTCTCGCGAAGCATCGCTATCGAGGCGACCAGAAACATCGAGACCAGCGGGAACACCCCGATGAGTGGCATGCCGACGCGCTGAAACACCAGCGGGCGGGCATCGAACGCAAAGCGGACGAGGACCAGCAGCAGGGTGGGCACCACCAACAACAGCGCAACCGTTCGATGATCGCGCCGCATCTGGCGGAGCACCCGGCTGGTGGTGGCCGTCGCCGTTGCCATCATCGATCTTCGCCTTGCCGTGCGACGAGTTTCATGAATGCGTCCTCGACATCGCTTGCGCCCGCTTCTGACACCAGCCCCGCCGGGGTGCCCGAGGCGAGGATCCGGCCTTCACGCATCAACACAAGCCGGTCGCATCTTGCGGCCTCGTCCATCACGTGGCTGGACACGACCACAGCAGCACCCGACGCCGCAATGGTGGCGAACTCGGCCCATAGCTCGGCTCGCAGGAGAGGGTCCAGGCCCACGGTTGGTTCGTCGAGAACCAGCAGCGGTGGGTTGGCGAGCAGTGCAACTGCGAGCGACACACGAGCGCGTTGACCGCCCGACAAGCGCTCGACCACCGCGTCCCGCATGTCCTCGAGGTGCACAGCGACCAGAACCTCGCTCATACGTGCAGCCGTACACCCCAACAGAGCGGCGAAATAGGACAGATTCTCGCCGACTGTCAGATCGCCGTAGACAGAGGCGTCTTGTGTCATGTAGCCGATGTCGCCTCGTCGAGAGCCGATTCGGGCGATTGACCCAGGACGAGGACCGATCCGGTCACGTTCGCCTGCACGCCCACGATGGTGCGCATCAATGTTGTCTTGCCGCACCCGCTGGGCCCAACGAGGCCGGTGACCTTTCCGCGGGACACGGTCAGCGAGAGGCTGCGCAACACCGATCGGTCGCCGCGCCGAACGCTGACGTCGGTCAACCGGACCGCATGGTCGAGTTGTGGGGCCGTGGATGGTGGCCCGGGTTCTTCAGCGGACATTGGCAGCGCCTCGCTGTTGTCGGCCCGGCGCAACTCGTCTCTGTCGGCGAGCACCGCCGGGCGGCCACCTTGCCGTGACCAGACCAGACCTTACTGCGTGCAGGATGCTCGACAACCGGGCCTATTGTTCGGGCCGTCGCAGAGGGATGGAGAACCAGTGAACGCCGAGCAGAGCATCGATGACCACCCAGCTTGGGAAGCCCTCGCCGAGCTGTACCACCGATACCTGACGGGTTTGCTCCTGGGTATGGTCACGCGAATCGGAACCGGGCCCGCAGCCGAGGTCGTGTTCCGCACCTTCCGAAACCAGCATCTCGAAGCGTTCCTGCCCGGTCTCGACAAGCTGGGTCTGACCGACGAGCCCGATGCGGTGGCGTGCGCCAAGTACCACGTCCTGTCCAACGCTCTGGGAGGGGTCAGGGTCGAGTGGATTCCCGAATCGGACACCAAGTCCTGGGTGCGCTATCTGCCGCCCCGGTGGGTGTTCGACGGCACCGCGGTGTGTGGAATACCCAGCGAGTTGAGTCGCGCCATGCTGCGCGGCTGGCACGGCCACAACGGCGTGTCTCTGGGCAACGACAGGCTGGGGTTTGTCGCAACCTCCCAGACCACCGACGGTCAGCCCGGCTTGGTCGGCTACTACATCGAAGAGTCCGCTCCGCTGCAACCCGAAGACCGCGTCAGGTTTCGCCCGGGCGAACGCCCGCCCGGGCCGGCCGCAGAGCTGCCCACTCCGTCGTGGGACCCGGTGCGCCTGGCGAAGGTCAACCGCAACTACGCAATGAACTACATCCACACGATCCTGCCGGCCATGACCTCGGTTCTCGGTCCGGCGGGCACCAGAAGTGTCGCCGTCGTGGTGGGCCATCAGATCGGAATGCAGTTTCATCCTGCTGTGATGGACCTTGTGGGCGCCGACGGTTCGTTCGCGGATCGGCTGGGGCGACTGCTGAGCGGCCACGGCACCCCGGCCCAGGTCGAGCGGCCGGGCGAGCACCACCGCGTTCGGCTCGATCGGTGGCGGCTGTTCGATCCTGACTCGACACACGCCGTGGTGTTCGAGGGTTGGAACGCTCTTTGGGAGGGCCTGGCCGTCATGGAAGACGTTCGTCTGGTGGTTCGTCAGAGGCTGGACCTGGGCGACCCGTGTTTCGAGTGGGAGGTCCGCCCCGAGTCTCCCGAATGAGGCTCGGTCGTCGCTGTCGACAGTCGCGGTGGGGAGGGCTACGTTGCACCATGGCCGCAAGCGAGGAAGCGTCTTTGGGTCCGCGCTTTTGGACGCTCTGGTCGGCATTCACCGCAACCAACCTGGCCGATGGTCTGAGCCTCGTCGCGCTGCCGCTGTTGGCCCTTGCCGCCACAGACGATGCTCGTCTCGTGGCGATGGTGGTGATGTTCCAGTACCTGCCATTCCTTGTCATCGGGTTGCCGGCTGGGGTGGTAATCGACCGCTTCGACCGGCGTCGCATTGCGGTCGCGGCCCAGATGGCGCGCGCCGCTGTGGTGGGCGGGCTCGGCCTGGCGTTGCTGCAGGGAACTCCGGCTCCGGCAGTCCTGTTCGTCGTCTCGTTTCTGATCGGCGTCAGCGAGGTCTTGACCGACGGCGGGCTCCCGGCACTGGTGAGGGCGTTGGTGCGTCTGGATCAACTCGAGGTCGCGAACGCCAGGCTTTCTGCCACCCAGACCGTCAGCAACGCGTTCGTCGGTCCGCCCCTTGGAGCGCTGCTCTTCGAGCTGGACATGTCGTTGCCATTCATCGCCTCGGCCGCCGTGACGATGCTGGGCGTCGTTGGCCTCTTGCGCCTGCCGGGTACCTATGAGCCAGCGGTCGAAGAAGCCGAATCCCTTGACATTCGCAGCGTCCTGGTCGGCGTTCGCTACGTATGGTCCCACGACGTGCTGCGGCCTTTGGTGGTGGCCGTTGGACTGTTCTCGTTCGTCGGGGCGGCGGGCAACGGCGTGTTCGTCGTGCTCGCGTCCGAGCGCTTCGGGCTGGACGGCGTCGGGTTCGGCTTGCTCATCAGTTTCGACGCGATCGCGGCCGTT
Above is a genomic segment from Acidimicrobiales bacterium containing:
- a CDS encoding HAMP domain-containing sensor histidine kinase, with the translated sequence MSTRRSLRATMLIPLIGALVAGSGGLGLFVYRAVERDLIASIDDELNRVLTGSIGQAVGRGDPLRGDPGGGADRQPGDLLDGTDAPIEFVVGPGGQIANGAEDAATFDDAQLDALAAARGFVEVDGEPRYRARVERLADGSKAVAALSLAPVDESLSSLLRNLILGGTALVILQTLVVLVVAGAVARPIGRISAVAHDIREGDLGATVPEPSGPRETAMLTEDLAAMLDRLRSTIDEREGAADEAERARDDMERFMADASHELRTPLTALRGYSDLYTAGMLEGDGLERAMRRIGAESQRLEALVTDLLQLVRPEDGSRFELVDVGAVVSAVAHDLRAAHPERTIELELSAAAPTVKADPARLHQAVLNLGANACHHTPPETNLTLRVGSDMQWAQIEVVDHGPGVDLATAERLFRPFVRNDASRSRRDHGGAGLGLALVDRIVRQHGGSVAVTETRGGGSTFTLRLPVASNL
- a CDS encoding ABC transporter permease, translating into MMATATATTSRVLRQMRRDHRTVALLLVVPTLLLVLVRFAFDARPLVFQRVGMPLIGVFPLVSMFLVASIAMLRERRSGTLERLMSLPTAKLGLVVGYAAAFAIVAMAQTAVVLTVGMAVLGLNIAGPTWLAIAVAVANALLGMALGLFVSAFAHTEFQAIQFMPAFLLPQFLLCGLFVERHAMARPLEIVSEVLPLTFAYDALRAVSDNSGVSGSVIVDLGITALMAIAALGLCSLTLRRRSP
- the modA gene encoding molybdate ABC transporter substrate-binding protein; protein product: MRAHPARRSVPSAPVRGTSLMLALLVLALLVSLAACGDDGVGVAGDGEPEGTVLVFAAASLTDAFAEIEVDFEAAHPGVDVMVNTAGSSALREQILEGAPADVFASANRPNIEQLMAAGEVAGEVEVLATNSLQIVVPAGNPGGVTGVQDLARPELLIGLCAEGVPCGDFARAVLARAAVQASIDTNEPDVRALLTKVGADELDAGVVYATDVIAGGELVEGIDIPSQWNVEADYPIARMAGAPNPTAADAFIEFVLGPDGQRILAGFGFSPP
- a CDS encoding MFS transporter, with protein sequence MAASEEASLGPRFWTLWSAFTATNLADGLSLVALPLLALAATDDARLVAMVVMFQYLPFLVIGLPAGVVIDRFDRRRIAVAAQMARAAVVGGLGLALLQGTPAPAVLFVVSFLIGVSEVLTDGGLPALVRALVRLDQLEVANARLSATQTVSNAFVGPPLGALLFELDMSLPFIASAAVTMLGVVGLLRLPGTYEPAVEEAESLDIRSVLVGVRYVWSHDVLRPLVVAVGLFSFVGAAGNGVFVVLASERFGLDGVGFGLLISFDAIAAVLTSTVVAGFISRTSHSWSMRTAVICFVIASMLYGLSTNPVLAFAGALFAGVSGPGWNIVSATVRQRLVPDAVFGRMMTAYLFIAWGARPLGALIGGFVAERWGPQWVWIGAGLVVGSLLITARSMFARIDAAMDPGRPAD
- a CDS encoding response regulator transcription factor produces the protein MTSVAKPVAACRILVVEDEPAINDIVATALRYQGHSVTQIDDGWSGLTEALRSPHDLAVLDVMLPGLDGFEICRRMREAGRLEPVLFLTARAETEDRVKGFVTGGDDYLTKPFSVDELVLRVAAILRRSGTATTGELIAYDELTLDPASHEVRRAGRLIELSPTEYRLLHYLLVNATTVVSKAQILVNVWDDDFDGSENVVELYISYLRRKIDDGNSPLIHTRRGVGYVLRTTS